From the genome of Deinococcus roseus, one region includes:
- a CDS encoding MbtH family protein, producing the protein MDEREDNTLYMVVVNGEEQYSIWPADRELPLGWLDTGFHGLKADCLKHIEEIWIDMRPLSLRQKMEELERLQQQ; encoded by the coding sequence ATGGATGAGCGTGAAGACAACACCCTTTACATGGTGGTGGTGAATGGCGAAGAACAGTACAGCATCTGGCCTGCAGACCGGGAATTGCCGTTGGGCTGGTTGGACACAGGGTTTCATGGCCTGAAAGCAGATTGTCTGAAGCACATTGAGGAGATCTGGATTGACATGCGTCCCCTCAGTTTGCGCCAGAAAATGGAAGAACTGGAACGCCTGCAACAGCAATGA